The following proteins come from a genomic window of Enterococcus gilvus ATCC BAA-350:
- a CDS encoding type I restriction endonuclease subunit R, with product MKIPHREEAEVERHLIDVLGEGHNQWTYRSELKSEDDLWRNLRQKIVQNNLSEIGEHPLTDKEFETIKTEILLRTQTPFDAAKWLKGENGIARITIEREDASLGSISPIIYSNQDIGGGLSTYEVVNQIAKQGSSAGARDRRFDVTLLINGLPIVQIELKQTTAKDDVYQAFNQIKKYAEEGMFRNNIFSTLQLFVISNEQTTRYFANAMPKDMHKKFLFSWRTTDNKKVENLYEFCKQVLNIPKAHRLIADYTIVSEDQDNKVLMVLHPYQIHAIEALFTAANKHQSGYVWHATGSGKTLTSFVSTKLLARKTGIDRTIMLVDRKDLDSQTTSEFTKFASEYNTGISSGNAKSNSLIVGTGSAKELGDTLLADANANVVIVTTRQKLDAALKYAKKQEEKNGTNRYQKLMGQHIVFVVDECHRALSAENMEEIKGFFPKSTWFGFTGTPIFDVNKKQAKGQLARTTTDQYGEVLHTYTIKNALEDGSVLGFQVEHENTIETTSLDNKIHNELSKVEKYATYSPEQINLIVDNMNPIKKESYIEPAIYENDEHIQKVIHKIFRPNNAYTKFDFRNGRPTKSAILTTSSIWMAKKYYQAIKEMTKDSDWMMQEYPNQPIREGRTMDDPDFPRIAITYSLDENTDNAKEQQAEMQGIISEYNAYYGTAWNLAEIERYNGDINNRLARKKAEFKQFGRHIDLVIVVDRLLTGFDAPTIQTLFVDRNLEYAGLIQAFSRTNRTYPEKTKGLIVTFRKPNTMEYNVAEATKLYSEVNEDSGLIYPTYNESKKRFKKAYRKLQEFTFVPGVSEDTPLETRVDYVKAFQELNNSYEALVTYDEYNEDIVSSDALKSQVSILEEQVGVYQTVKGSLVDEGADGGEKTDLSSIEFYSDNSIKLYDIDSSYIDQLLGTYAANSPDVREEIEKALKKLNKTECVKDVYRQILNAFDEEQIEPNEDIFVVKRHYFTEVIDQIVGQFAEDWFVSGDELQSSRVQYIIGEDPIPNIKGVIESKNFEGYKSLNPEAKPFKYPQDMKRAWRGVLDEELIPLEDELR from the coding sequence ATGAAAATTCCTCATCGAGAAGAAGCAGAAGTGGAACGTCATTTAATTGATGTCTTAGGTGAAGGTCATAATCAGTGGACGTATCGTTCTGAGTTGAAATCCGAAGATGATCTTTGGCGAAATTTACGTCAGAAAATTGTTCAGAATAATTTATCTGAAATTGGCGAACATCCGCTTACGGATAAAGAGTTTGAAACGATTAAGACGGAAATTTTGTTGCGGACTCAGACACCTTTTGATGCGGCGAAATGGTTAAAGGGTGAGAATGGCATCGCTCGGATTACGATTGAGCGTGAAGATGCTAGTTTAGGTTCAATTTCACCAATAATTTATTCCAATCAAGATATTGGTGGCGGACTTTCCACGTATGAAGTGGTGAATCAGATTGCGAAACAAGGAAGTAGCGCGGGTGCGCGAGATCGTCGCTTCGATGTAACATTGTTAATTAATGGGTTACCGATTGTTCAGATTGAGTTGAAACAAACGACGGCTAAAGATGATGTGTATCAAGCTTTCAATCAAATCAAAAAGTATGCGGAAGAAGGGATGTTTCGGAATAACATCTTTTCAACGCTGCAATTATTTGTCATTTCGAATGAACAAACGACGCGCTATTTTGCTAACGCGATGCCGAAAGATATGCATAAGAAGTTCCTATTCAGTTGGCGGACAACAGATAATAAAAAAGTTGAAAACTTATATGAGTTTTGTAAGCAAGTACTAAATATTCCCAAAGCCCATCGGTTAATCGCAGACTATACAATTGTCAGCGAGGATCAAGACAATAAAGTGTTGATGGTACTGCATCCCTATCAGATACATGCAATTGAGGCATTGTTTACTGCCGCGAACAAGCATCAATCGGGGTATGTTTGGCATGCGACAGGTTCAGGAAAAACACTGACGAGTTTTGTTTCAACGAAACTTTTGGCACGAAAAACTGGGATCGATCGCACAATTATGTTGGTCGACCGAAAAGATTTAGATAGTCAGACTACTAGCGAATTTACCAAATTTGCATCTGAATACAATACAGGCATCTCTTCTGGAAATGCTAAATCGAATAGTTTGATTGTTGGAACAGGGAGTGCAAAAGAACTAGGCGATACGCTTTTAGCTGATGCGAATGCGAATGTCGTGATTGTGACAACGCGTCAGAAATTGGATGCTGCGTTGAAATATGCTAAGAAGCAAGAAGAAAAGAACGGAACAAATCGTTATCAAAAATTGATGGGACAACATATTGTTTTTGTAGTTGATGAATGTCATCGTGCTTTAAGTGCTGAAAATATGGAAGAAATCAAAGGATTCTTTCCAAAATCAACTTGGTTTGGTTTCACCGGTACACCGATTTTTGATGTGAATAAAAAGCAAGCAAAAGGACAATTGGCACGGACGACGACTGATCAATATGGCGAGGTGTTACACACTTATACCATCAAAAATGCTCTAGAAGATGGTTCTGTATTAGGTTTTCAGGTAGAACATGAGAATACGATAGAAACGACTTCTCTGGATAATAAGATTCACAATGAATTAAGTAAAGTCGAAAAATATGCGACTTATTCTCCTGAACAGATTAATCTAATCGTTGATAATATGAATCCGATAAAGAAGGAAAGCTATATTGAACCAGCGATTTATGAAAATGATGAGCACATTCAAAAAGTAATTCATAAAATTTTCCGCCCCAATAATGCTTACACGAAATTTGATTTTAGAAATGGTCGTCCTACAAAATCAGCCATTCTGACAACCAGCTCCATTTGGATGGCGAAAAAGTATTATCAAGCAATTAAGGAAATGACGAAAGATTCAGATTGGATGATGCAGGAATATCCAAACCAACCGATTCGCGAAGGTCGGACGATGGATGATCCAGATTTTCCACGGATTGCTATTACGTATTCCTTAGATGAAAATACGGATAATGCCAAAGAGCAACAAGCTGAAATGCAAGGAATTATCAGTGAATACAATGCTTACTACGGTACCGCTTGGAATTTAGCGGAGATTGAACGTTATAACGGCGATATTAATAATCGTTTAGCACGAAAAAAAGCGGAGTTTAAACAGTTTGGCAGGCACATTGATTTAGTCATTGTTGTTGATCGGTTGTTAACCGGCTTTGATGCACCGACGATTCAAACGTTATTCGTTGACCGGAATTTGGAATATGCTGGCTTGATTCAAGCATTTTCTCGTACCAATCGAACCTATCCAGAAAAGACGAAAGGGTTGATTGTGACCTTTAGAAAACCCAATACGATGGAGTACAACGTTGCAGAAGCGACTAAATTGTATTCCGAGGTGAATGAAGACTCAGGTCTGATTTATCCGACGTACAATGAATCGAAAAAACGGTTCAAAAAAGCGTATCGAAAACTACAAGAATTTACCTTTGTGCCAGGAGTTAGTGAAGATACACCATTGGAAACACGTGTGGATTACGTCAAAGCTTTTCAAGAGTTGAATAATTCCTACGAAGCGTTGGTGACTTATGATGAATACAATGAAGATATCGTCAGTTCAGACGCTCTGAAAAGTCAAGTTTCAATTTTGGAAGAACAAGTAGGAGTCTATCAGACTGTAAAAGGATCGTTAGTTGATGAGGGTGCAGATGGTGGAGAAAAAACAGATCTTTCATCAATTGAATTTTACAGTGATAATTCAATCAAGTTGTACGACATTGATTCTTCCTATATCGATCAGCTTTTAGGTACTTATGCAGCGAATAGCCCAGATGTTCGTGAAGAAATTGAAAAGGCTCTGAAAAAATTAAACAAGACAGAATGTGTCAAAGACGTGTATCGGCAGATTTTGAATGCATTTGATGAAGAACAAATTGAGCCGAATGAAGATATCTTTGTGGTGAAACGTCATTACTTTACTGAAGTGATAGATCAAATTGTTGGTCAATTTGCTGAGGATTGGTTTGTCTCAGGCGATGAACTTCAATCATCCAGAGTGCAATATATCATCGGTGAAGATCCGATTCCGAACATTAAAGGAGTCATCGAAAGTAAGAATTTTGAAGGGTATAAATCGCTAAATCCAGAAGCTAAACCATTCAAATATCCGCAAGATATGAAACGCGCATGGCGTGGAGTTCTTGATGAAGAATTGATACCATTGGAAGATGAGTTGAGGTAG
- a CDS encoding restriction endonuclease subunit S — translation MENKMQPEVRFLGFEGDWKQQKLENLAESFEYGLNVSAKAYDGENKYLRITDIDDETHEFLQNNLTSPDTDLSKLDNYLLNERDLLFARTGASVGKSYHYNKKDGKVYFAGFLIRAKIKPSFNSEFVFQNTLTQKYINFIKISSQRSGQPGVNAKEYASLRIAVPDVMEQKKIGTFFKQFDDTIHLHKQELTTLKQTKQGFLQKMFPKEGEKVPEVRFPGFTDDWEQRKLGVVVQIVMGQSPNSENYTDNPNDYILVQGNADMKNNRVVPRVWTTQVTKQAEKGDLILSVRAPVGDIGKTDYDVVLGRGVAAIKGNNFIFQQLGKMKENGYWNRYSTGSTFESINSKDIREALIIIPDVKEQQKIGVFFKQLDDTITLHQRELELLQLTKKAFLQKLFV, via the coding sequence ATGGAAAATAAAATGCAACCTGAAGTACGATTTTTAGGTTTTGAAGGAGATTGGAAACAACAAAAGTTGGAAAACTTAGCAGAGTCCTTTGAATATGGATTAAATGTTAGTGCGAAAGCTTATGATGGTGAAAATAAGTATTTAAGAATTACGGATATTGATGATGAAACGCATGAATTTTTACAAAACAACTTAACTTCTCCAGATACAGATTTATCTAAATTAGATAATTATCTCTTAAATGAAAGAGACCTTCTTTTTGCAAGAACAGGTGCAAGCGTAGGAAAAAGCTATCATTATAATAAAAAAGATGGAAAAGTATATTTTGCAGGTTTTTTAATTCGAGCGAAGATAAAACCTTCTTTTAACTCGGAATTTGTCTTTCAAAATACTCTTACACAAAAATATATTAATTTTATAAAAATATCTTCACAAAGATCTGGACAACCGGGAGTTAATGCAAAGGAATATGCTTCTCTTAGAATTGCTGTTCCAGATGTCATGGAGCAGAAGAAAATCGGAACCTTCTTTAAACAATTTGATGATACTATCCATCTTCATAAGCAAGAACTCACTACGCTAAAACAAACCAAACAAGGCTTTTTGCAAAAGATGTTTCCAAAAGAAGGAGAGAAAGTACCAGAAGTTCGCTTTCCAGGATTCACTGATGATTGGGAACAGCGTAAGTTGGGAGTAGTTGTTCAGATTGTCATGGGACAATCCCCAAATTCAGAAAATTATACAGATAATCCAAACGATTATATTTTAGTTCAAGGAAACGCAGATATGAAAAACAATAGAGTTGTTCCAAGAGTTTGGACTACTCAAGTTACAAAACAAGCAGAAAAAGGTGATCTGATTTTAAGTGTTCGCGCTCCAGTGGGAGACATTGGAAAAACTGATTATGATGTAGTTTTGGGACGTGGAGTTGCAGCCATTAAAGGAAATAATTTTATTTTCCAACAACTCGGAAAAATGAAAGAGAATGGCTATTGGAATAGATATAGCACAGGGTCAACATTTGAAAGTATTAATTCAAAAGATATTAGAGAAGCTCTGATTATTATTCCCGACGTAAAAGAACAACAAAAAATTGGTGTCTTCTTCAAGCAGCTAGATGATACGATCACTCTTCATCAGCGTGAATTGGAACTTCTTCAATTAACTAAAAAAGCATTCTTACAGAAACTATTTGTCTAG
- a CDS encoding type I restriction-modification system subunit M — MGAELNQRLFSAADNLRSKMDASEYKNYLLGLIFYKYLSDKLLQQVVLLADESLEENDTPEKQTELYKELLSDEDSREDLIATIVDTLGYDIDPKYLFNVLADQAKQNIFQLNDLNKAFVDLSSKYDQFNGLFDDVDLQSKKLGSDDQQRNVTITEVLKKLNDVDVIGHDGDVIGDAYEFLISQFASEAGKKAGEFYTPSMVSDMMAQIVTIDQKDKKLFSVFDPTMGSGSLMLNVRKYLNYPENVKFHGQELNTTTFNLAKMNLILHGVDSEDMNLRNGDTLNKDWPTDEPYTFDSVVMNPPYSAKWSADASFLDDSRFNRYGKLAPKSKADFAFLLHGYYHLKETGTMAIVLPHGVLFRGAAEGTIRQKLLEDGSIYAVIGMPANLFFGTSIQTTVIILKKNRTTRDVLFIDASNDFIKGKNQNKLSKENIEKIVSAFVERKDIEKYAHLASFDEIKENDYNLNIPRYVDTFEDEEPIDMVSVGKEIKKIREEKQALEKSLFETISTLEASPENKEWLKGALEVFAHGK; from the coding sequence ATGGGCGCAGAATTAAATCAACGTTTATTTAGTGCAGCGGATAATCTTCGCAGCAAAATGGATGCATCAGAATATAAAAACTATCTATTAGGATTGATTTTCTATAAATATTTATCGGATAAGTTGTTACAACAAGTCGTGCTATTAGCCGACGAGTCACTAGAGGAAAATGATACACCCGAAAAGCAAACAGAGCTATATAAAGAGCTATTATCTGATGAAGACTCAAGAGAAGATTTAATTGCAACGATCGTTGATACATTGGGCTATGATATTGATCCAAAATATTTATTCAATGTACTAGCAGATCAAGCAAAACAAAATATTTTTCAATTGAATGATTTAAACAAAGCCTTTGTGGACTTGTCTTCAAAATATGACCAGTTCAATGGCTTATTTGACGATGTAGATTTGCAGTCGAAAAAACTAGGTTCAGATGATCAACAACGTAATGTAACGATTACTGAAGTTTTGAAAAAATTAAATGATGTCGATGTGATCGGACATGATGGAGATGTCATCGGTGATGCCTATGAATTTCTAATCAGTCAGTTCGCTTCAGAAGCTGGAAAAAAGGCAGGAGAATTCTACACACCTAGTATGGTTTCGGATATGATGGCTCAAATCGTTACGATAGATCAAAAAGATAAGAAGTTGTTTAGCGTATTCGACCCAACGATGGGATCTGGATCACTAATGCTAAATGTTCGTAAGTATTTAAACTATCCAGAAAATGTAAAATTTCATGGTCAAGAATTGAATACAACGACTTTTAACTTGGCAAAAATGAACTTAATTCTTCATGGTGTCGATTCAGAAGATATGAACTTACGTAATGGTGATACGCTGAATAAAGATTGGCCGACAGACGAACCGTATACTTTTGATTCAGTTGTTATGAATCCTCCGTATTCTGCAAAATGGTCAGCAGATGCTTCTTTCTTAGATGATTCACGTTTTAATCGCTATGGTAAATTAGCACCGAAGTCAAAAGCCGATTTTGCTTTCTTATTACATGGCTATTATCACTTAAAAGAAACCGGAACAATGGCAATCGTTTTGCCTCATGGGGTATTGTTCCGTGGTGCAGCAGAAGGTACCATCCGTCAGAAATTGTTGGAAGATGGTAGTATTTACGCAGTCATTGGTATGCCAGCAAATCTATTTTTTGGTACTTCAATTCAAACGACTGTGATTATATTGAAGAAAAACCGGACAACACGTGATGTCTTATTTATTGATGCCAGCAATGATTTTATTAAAGGCAAAAATCAAAATAAATTGTCGAAAGAAAACATTGAGAAAATTGTTTCAGCTTTTGTTGAACGAAAAGATATTGAAAAATATGCTCATTTAGCTAGTTTCGATGAAATCAAAGAAAATGACTATAATTTAAATATCCCTCGTTATGTCGATACATTTGAAGATGAAGAACCCATTGACATGGTTAGTGTTGGAAAAGAGATCAAGAAAATTCGTGAGGAAAAACAAGCGTTAGAAAAAAGTCTATTTGAGACGATTTCAACACTAGAAGCCAGCCCAGAAAACAAGGAATGGTTAAAAGGCGCATTAGAGGTATTTGCACATGGAAAATAA